In one Apostichopus japonicus isolate 1M-3 chromosome 18, ASM3797524v1, whole genome shotgun sequence genomic region, the following are encoded:
- the LOC139958428 gene encoding histidine protein methyltransferase 1 homolog translates to MSFQFNFSFEDQNISADDPQDDKPSLESKDLETAKEIPSKVTEEILAAEYEVLDVNKAVAIRCLRSKSVEEKLSSLSDDNCIKKTVENHSDLIPNVYEGGLKIWECSVDLVEHLCETRVPLKGLSVLELGCGAGLPGIYALQQQAHHVCFQDFNEEVISHLTIPNVSLNVDSETMSQKCRFLSGGWSQTGSDLIPSERYDIILTAETIYNTESVPSLYKLMRRGLKPGGTIFVAAKTHYFGVGGGTRLFEQYVHNQGDFTVTTCKKITGGVQREILKMNWNAEAR, encoded by the exons ATGAgctttcaatttaatttttcttttgaagatCAAAATATTAGTGCTGATG ATCCTCAGGATGATAAACCATCATTAGAATCAAAGGACTTGGAGACAGCTAAAGAAATACCGTCAAAGGTCACTGAAGAAATCCTTGCAGCT GAGTATGAAGTTTTAGATGTCAATAAGGCAGTTGCAATCAGATGTCTGAGATCAAAGTCAGTTGAGGAAAAGCTCTCCTCATTGAGTGATGATAACTGTATCAAAAAAACAGTAGAGAACCATTCAGATCTGATACCAAATGTGTATGAGG GAGGTCTTAAAATATGGGAGTGTTCTGTAGACCTTGTTGAGCATCTCTGTGAGACCAGAGTTCCCTTAAAGGGACTCTCTGTTCTGGAACTTGGCTGTGGTGCTGGTTTACCAGGAATTTATGCCCTTCAACAACAAGCACACCATGTCTGTTTTCAAGATTtt AATGAAGAAGTCATCTCCCATCTCACCATACCAAATGTCAGTTTAAATGTAGACAGTGAAACTATGTCGCAGAAATGCCGTTTCTTGTCGGGTGGCTGGAGTCAAACAGGAAGTGACCTCATACCCTCAGAAAG atacGACATCATTCTTACAGCAGAGACGATTTACAACACAGAATCAGTTCCGAGCTTATACAAGCTGATGAGGAGAGGCCTAAAGCCAGGAGGGACCAT ATTCGTCGCAGCTAAAACTCACTACTTTGGTGTCGGAGGTGGGACTAGGCTCTTTGAACAATATGTGCACAACCAGGGTGATTTTACGGTGACAACTTGCAAGAAAATAACAGGTG GAGTCCAAAGAGAAATATTGAAGATGAATTGGAACGCTGAAGCCAGATGA
- the LOC139958431 gene encoding uncharacterized protein: MSDIKKLKIAELKKELSDRDLSTKGNKAELVQRLQEFLETELDDDLNTEKEAVGEEEEDDEEEEGGDEILEEDEAEEVAKVLIEEEEEDKSVVEETESVKPQVQEDNPVTTETAKKVKITAPASDVERKKLRAEKFQTPLPDVDRKAARAKRFGESVPENNSTKTFSGKTTVGPETDRLKKRAERFGTNVSPVAMKVEEKEKLLKRKQRFGGIVAVTGSTTDLEAKKKKRAERFGEA; encoded by the exons ATGTCGGACATAAAGAAGTTGAAG ATCGCAGAACTGAAGAAGGAGCTTTCAGACCGTGATCTTAGTACCAAAGGAAACAAAGCGGAGCTGGTACAGAGGCTTCAGGAATTTCTGGAAACAGAGTTAGATG ATGATTTGAATACAGAGAAGGAAGCTGTTGGCGAGGAGGAAGAAGATGACGAGGAAGAAGAAGGTGGAGATGAAATATTAGAAGAAGATGAAGCG GAGGAAGTTGCAAAAGTCTTAattgaggaggaggaggaggataaaTCTGTCGTAGAGGAGACAGAGAGTGTAAAACCACAGGTACAAGAGGATAACCCTGTCACCACAGAAACAGCAAAGAAGGTCAAAATAACAGCACCAGCATCAGATGTAGAG AGGAAAAAACTAAGAGCTGAGAAATTCCAAACACCACTCCCAGATGTGGACAGGAAAGCTGCTCGAGCTAAACG GTTTGGTGAGTCCGTGCCAGAAAACAACAGTACTAAAACATTCTCAGGAAAAACAACAGTG GGTCCAGAAACAGACAGGTTGAAGAAGAGAGCAGAAAGATTTGGAACAAACGTGTCACCTGTAGCAATGAAG GTAGAGGAAAAGGAAAAACtcttaaaaagaaaacagagatTTGGAGGAATTGTAGCAGTTACAGGTTCAACAACAGATCTCGAG gccaagaagaaaaagagagcGGAAAGATTTGGAGAAGCTTGA
- the LOC139958426 gene encoding monocarboxylate transporter 7-like, whose protein sequence is MGNENRSLWSIISSRAFIARFLHMMFFDGVTKSFGVIVEPVVSQGDLPYRTVGWIFTWQLASCYLATPFVTVLLRSEKTRLYATLAGFCVGLGYIGLAWTLNISLWLSLLMTSLSGAGLSILLNVTVINLKTTFSDGSYARAYAMSCLGTNFGIAVFPLIMSFLEELYGTTDGLSIFGAFLWNTAIVGLITTTCSSGSSVDNSVGADYDDEEFNQVSHDDHQRWSSHFAIFFEQPPFIAFFVLSLLVETSFVAWAIYLVPYGESMGLEPNRAALLSTIGGTSGLLGKIFLAMVANFDSLHPLIVFTIPSLIIAFSYLTTFFWSDFAGLATSSVMSGFCIGFQGSGRFTMLGLVVSDEYFKSAVTWLYSGYILSTLTGGIVAGFLRDISGNFQAVFGFLAVVCLLNAAISLLWILSTTKKGWKKSHSRGP, encoded by the exons ATGGGGAATGAAAATCGCAGCCTCTGGTCTATTATTAGTTCGCGAGCATTTATCGCGCGGTTTCTACACATGATGTTTTTTGATGGTGTTACCAAATCGTTTGGTGTAATCGTGGAACCTGTGGTATCCCAGGGTGATTTGCCATATCGTACCGTAGGATGGATCTTTACATGGCAACTGGCCTCTTGTTACTTAGCAA CACCATTTGTGACAGTTCTCTTACGCTCCGAGAAAACACGGCTTTACGCGACCCTCGCTGGTTTCTGCGTTGGACTTGGGTACATAGGTTTGGCTTGGACATTGAATATCTCCCTATGGTTATCCCTGCTTATGACGTCACTATCAG GTGCTGGTTTGAGTATTTTACTCAATGTCACAGTAATCAATTTGAAAACCACTTTCAGTGACGGATCATACGCAAGAGCTTATGCTATGAGCTGCTTGGGAACAAACTTTGGCATTGCAGTATTTCCTCTTATTATGTCTTTCTTGGAAGAACTGTATGGAACGACCGACGGCCTGAGTATTTTTGGCGCTTTTCTGTGGAATACAGCCATTGTTGGCTTAATTACGACAACGTgcagtagtggtagtagtgttGATAACTCCGTAGGTGCTGACTACGACGATGAGGAATTTAACCAAGTCTCGCACGACGATCACCAGAGATGGTCGTCGcactttgcaatattttttGAGCAGCCACCTTTCATAGCTTTCTTTGTTCTATCCCTTTTAGTAGAGACGAGTTTCGTTGCTTGGGCAATCTATCTCGTACCTTATGGAGAATCTATGGGTCTGGAACCCAACCGAGCTGCACTATTGTCTACAATAGGAGGAACATCTGGCTTGTTGGGTAAAATATTTCTAGCAATGGTGGCAAACTTTGATAGTCTCCACCCACTAATCGTCTTTACCATACCCTCCTTAATCATCGCATTTTCTTACTTGACAACATTTTTCTGGTCAGATTTCGCTGGACTTGCTACTTCCTCTGTGATGAGTGGCTTTTGCATAGGCTTCCAAGGGTCGGGAAGATTTACTATGTTAGGGTTAGTGGTGAGTGATGAATATTTTAAATCTGCTGTAACATGGCTCTACAGTGGTTACATACTGTCCACACTCACTGGAGGAATAGTAGCAG gaTTCTTGAGAGATATTTCAGGGAATTTTCAGGCGGTATTTGGATTTTTGGCAGTCGTGTGCCTTCTCAATGCTGCAATTTCACTGCTATGGATTTTGTCTACAACAAAGAAAGGATGGAAAAAGTCCCACTCGAGGGGTCCTTGA